From the Spiribacter sp. 2438 genome, one window contains:
- a CDS encoding type II toxin-antitoxin system RatA family toxin yields the protein MTTVSRSALVRYSANEMFELVDNVRDYQEFLPWVKRSRELERNADMVCGELLFAKAGFEKSFVTRNRRQPGKMIEIRLVEGPFRQLEGFWRFDSLGERACKVSVDLEFEFSNRLLSAAFGRVFTQVAGTLVDSFVKRAHEVYGKR from the coding sequence ATGACCACCGTCTCCCGGTCCGCACTGGTGCGATATTCCGCCAACGAAATGTTCGAGCTGGTGGACAATGTTCGGGATTATCAGGAATTTCTGCCCTGGGTGAAGCGATCCCGGGAGCTGGAACGCAACGCGGACATGGTTTGCGGTGAGCTGCTCTTTGCCAAGGCCGGCTTCGAGAAATCCTTCGTGACCCGCAACCGCCGTCAGCCGGGCAAAATGATCGAGATTCGGCTGGTAGAGGGGCCGTTTCGCCAGTTGGAGGGGTTCTGGCGGTTCGACTCGCTGGGAGAGAGAGCCTGCAAGGTGTCGGTGGACCTGGAGTTTGAATTCTCCAATCGGCTGCTGTCGGCCGCCTTCGGCCGGGTCTTTACCCAGGTGGCGGGAACGCTGGTGGATTCGTTCGTGAAACGGGCCCACGAAGTCTATGGAAAGCGCTGA
- the recN gene encoding DNA repair protein RecN, whose amino-acid sequence MLTHIGILDFAIIERLEIELESGLTVLTGETGAGKSILLDALGLCLGDRADKSMVPTDAERSEVQVSFDVVDCPAARAWLDEEAMAEDDQCLLRRVVQANGRSQAWINGRPVTRGQLSAIGQHLVGIHGQHAHQALARPEAQRQKLDAYADHGSLLHQVAQLHAQWQDLMAEKASLAGGAEDHTDRMTLLRYQLDELDHAAVSADELTDLEREQKRLAGAEAILAACQRSLEAVYDGDAAAQELLVAAEREIAPYSDTDPAIADTLEMFANAQVQIQEGCQSLRGFADGLEMNPERLAEVESRLTTLHDLARKHRVEPEALMEHTEALRSELERLESADTRLLEIDAEEARLRSDFREAASALSASRIDAATRLTDAVNGLLAELGLPGASLFIRVEHDSESDPSAQGLDRIRFEVRTNPDQSPGPLAKIASGGELSRIGLALEVATARTAELPSLIFDEADTGIGGAVAEVVGRKLRELSGHHQVLCITHLPQVAAQGHHQLQIEKSQNDAGRTLTRVESLDEAERAEEIARMLGGVEITERTLSHAREMLERAG is encoded by the coding sequence ATGCTGACTCACATCGGAATCCTCGACTTTGCCATTATTGAACGCTTGGAGATCGAGCTCGAATCGGGGCTGACGGTACTCACCGGCGAGACCGGCGCCGGCAAATCCATTCTCCTCGACGCACTGGGACTCTGCCTCGGTGACCGGGCGGACAAGTCCATGGTGCCCACGGATGCCGAGCGCAGCGAAGTGCAGGTGAGCTTCGACGTGGTTGATTGCCCGGCGGCCCGAGCCTGGCTCGACGAGGAAGCCATGGCGGAGGACGACCAGTGCCTGCTGCGTCGTGTGGTACAGGCCAATGGACGCTCCCAGGCGTGGATCAACGGCCGTCCGGTGACCCGCGGCCAGCTGAGCGCCATTGGTCAGCATCTGGTGGGCATCCATGGTCAGCATGCCCACCAGGCCCTCGCTCGTCCCGAGGCTCAGCGCCAGAAGCTGGACGCCTATGCCGATCATGGTTCGCTGCTGCATCAGGTGGCCCAACTGCATGCCCAGTGGCAGGACTTGATGGCCGAAAAAGCGTCTCTGGCCGGAGGCGCCGAGGATCACACGGATCGAATGACGCTGCTTCGCTACCAGCTGGATGAGCTGGATCACGCCGCCGTCAGCGCCGATGAGCTCACGGATCTGGAGCGCGAACAAAAGCGCCTCGCCGGGGCCGAAGCAATTCTGGCTGCGTGTCAGCGGAGCCTCGAGGCGGTTTATGACGGTGACGCGGCGGCTCAGGAACTGCTGGTCGCTGCCGAGCGGGAAATCGCCCCGTATTCCGACACCGATCCGGCCATTGCCGACACCCTCGAAATGTTTGCCAATGCCCAGGTCCAGATTCAGGAAGGGTGTCAATCATTGCGGGGCTTCGCCGACGGGCTCGAGATGAATCCGGAACGACTGGCCGAGGTGGAGTCCCGGTTAACCACTCTGCATGACCTGGCCCGTAAACATCGAGTCGAGCCCGAAGCTTTAATGGAGCACACCGAGGCATTGCGCTCCGAACTGGAGCGTCTCGAATCCGCGGACACCCGACTGCTGGAAATCGACGCCGAGGAAGCCCGACTGCGATCCGACTTCCGGGAAGCGGCGTCCGCCCTTTCCGCCTCGCGCATTGACGCCGCGACCCGGCTGACGGACGCCGTCAATGGACTGCTGGCGGAACTGGGGCTTCCGGGCGCGTCGCTTTTTATTCGAGTGGAGCATGATTCGGAGTCCGATCCATCGGCTCAGGGGCTTGATCGGATCCGCTTTGAAGTGCGCACCAACCCCGACCAGTCACCGGGGCCACTGGCAAAGATTGCCTCAGGGGGCGAGCTATCGCGGATCGGGCTGGCGCTGGAAGTCGCCACGGCCCGGACCGCGGAACTGCCATCATTAATTTTTGATGAGGCCGACACGGGTATCGGCGGCGCCGTGGCAGAAGTGGTTGGACGCAAGCTTCGCGAACTGTCCGGTCACCACCAGGTCCTCTGTATTACCCATCTGCCCCAGGTGGCGGCTCAGGGGCATCATCAGCTGCAGATCGAAAAGAGCCAGAACGACGCCGGACGCACACTGACGCGGGTGGAAAGCCTGGATGAGGCCGAGCGGGCTGAAGAGATCGCCCGCATGCTCGGAGGCGTGGAAATCACCGAGCGCACCCTCAGTCACGCCCGGGAAATGCTGGAGCGAGCCGGTTGA
- a CDS encoding NAD(+) kinase, with translation MQPFRHIAITGKPNDTAVIETISGLVTHLENRGCTVHLDAGMGTGITGVPAHASLEQLTETIDLLIVVGGDGTFLHAARRIATADIPMLGINRGRLGFLVDVSPDRFDEIDAVIDGRAQIDERLMLEARVMHRDEVVARSLALNDVVLQKWNTSRMIEFDTWVNGEPCNQHRSDGLIITTPTGSTAYSLSGGGPIMHPGIHALAMVPICPHTLSNRPLVVSADCVIQVRVQSAEVEHVHMSCDGQTNLPLTEEGCVEIRAASHQLRLMHPPGHRYFDILRAKLHWGDSSRPC, from the coding sequence ATGCAGCCGTTCCGTCATATCGCCATTACCGGCAAGCCCAATGATACCGCCGTGATCGAGACGATATCCGGCCTGGTCACGCATCTTGAAAATCGCGGCTGCACGGTGCATCTCGATGCAGGCATGGGCACCGGCATTACCGGAGTCCCGGCCCACGCTTCATTGGAGCAACTCACCGAAACCATCGATCTGCTCATTGTGGTCGGCGGGGATGGCACGTTCCTGCACGCGGCCCGGCGCATCGCCACGGCTGACATTCCCATGCTGGGGATCAATCGTGGCCGTTTGGGATTTCTGGTGGACGTGTCGCCGGATCGCTTCGATGAAATTGACGCGGTCATCGACGGCCGGGCTCAGATCGATGAACGGCTGATGCTCGAAGCCCGGGTCATGCACCGGGATGAAGTGGTTGCCCGATCCCTGGCGCTGAATGACGTCGTCCTGCAGAAGTGGAACACCTCCCGGATGATCGAATTCGATACCTGGGTCAACGGTGAGCCCTGTAACCAGCACCGCTCGGACGGGCTCATCATCACCACTCCAACCGGTTCCACGGCCTACTCCCTGTCCGGTGGCGGGCCGATCATGCATCCCGGCATCCATGCCCTCGCCATGGTCCCGATTTGCCCTCACACGCTGAGCAATCGCCCTCTGGTCGTCAGTGCCGACTGCGTCATTCAGGTCCGGGTGCAGTCCGCCGAGGTTGAGCATGTCCACATGAGTTGCGACGGTCAGACCAACCTGCCGCTGACCGAGGAAGGCTGTGTGGAAATTCGAGCGGCGTCTCACCAACTGCGACTTATGCACCCCCCGGGCCACCGCTACTTCGATATCCTTCGGGCCAAGCTGCACTGGGGGGATAGCTCGCGCCCATGCTGA
- the smpB gene encoding SsrA-binding protein SmpB yields MSKKAGKRKAGHDSATIAVNRKARFEYFIEERMEAGLVLHGWEVKSLRAGRINLTEAYVLLRNGEAYLIGCNIPPLPTASTHVNPDPTRTRKLLLHRSELAKLVGATEQRGYTIVPLDMHWSRGNAKVGIGLAKGKKQHDKRADKKERDWQREKSRLLKHQA; encoded by the coding sequence ATGAGCAAGAAAGCCGGAAAAAGAAAGGCGGGTCACGACAGCGCCACCATTGCCGTCAACCGCAAGGCGCGCTTCGAGTACTTCATCGAAGAACGCATGGAAGCGGGTCTCGTCCTTCATGGATGGGAGGTGAAGAGTCTGCGCGCCGGCCGAATCAACCTCACCGAGGCGTACGTGTTGCTGCGCAACGGCGAAGCGTACCTGATCGGGTGCAACATTCCGCCATTGCCCACCGCCTCAACCCATGTCAACCCCGACCCCACCCGCACCCGCAAGCTGCTACTGCACAGAAGCGAGCTAGCGAAGCTGGTGGGCGCCACCGAGCAGCGGGGCTACACCATTGTTCCCCTGGACATGCACTGGTCCCGGGGCAACGCCAAGGTCGGAATCGGCCTGGCAAAGGGCAAAAAGCAGCACGACAAACGCGCCGACAAGAAGGAGCGGGACTGGCAGCGGGAGAAGTCGCGACTGCTCAAACATCAGGCCTGA
- the hrcA gene encoding heat-inducible transcriptional repressor HrcA: MVRQTGDEPLSERAQYLLRALVHRHIRDGQPVGSRALTREAGLDLSAASVRNVMADLEEAGYIQAPHTSAGRIPTDRGYRFFVDSLLNVRSEQGLDPDALRIRLDAGRDAGELVDSASNLLSGLTHLAGVVTLPKRDYGSIRHIEFLPLSEQRILSIVVLNDHEVQNRVIETDRNYSQSELQQVSNYLSAEFAGKSVSDVRRGLLDAMQADQQHMNVLMTSAIQVANELFREGDADSDDFVMAGETNLMTFAELSSVEKLKELFEAFGRKRDILHLLDRCLSADGVQIFIGQESGYKAFDGVSLVTSTYQTDDQVLGVLGVIGPTRMEYDRVIPIVDVTARLLGHALKSEH; encoded by the coding sequence ATGGTTCGGCAAACCGGCGATGAGCCACTGAGCGAGCGGGCGCAATACCTGTTGCGGGCGCTGGTGCATCGTCACATCCGCGACGGTCAGCCCGTGGGGTCTCGGGCCCTGACCCGGGAAGCCGGCCTCGACTTGAGCGCCGCATCGGTCCGCAATGTCATGGCGGATCTCGAGGAGGCGGGCTATATTCAGGCGCCTCACACCTCCGCCGGACGGATTCCCACCGATCGCGGTTACCGGTTTTTCGTGGACTCGCTGCTCAACGTGCGCTCGGAACAGGGGCTCGACCCGGATGCGCTGCGGATCCGTCTTGATGCAGGCAGGGACGCGGGCGAACTGGTGGACTCCGCCTCCAATCTGCTGTCCGGGCTAACCCATCTGGCGGGTGTGGTGACTCTGCCGAAGCGGGATTACGGATCGATTCGTCATATCGAGTTCCTGCCGCTATCCGAGCAACGGATTCTCTCCATCGTGGTGCTCAACGACCACGAGGTTCAGAACCGGGTGATCGAAACCGACCGGAATTACAGCCAGTCGGAGCTCCAGCAGGTGTCGAATTACCTGAGCGCAGAATTTGCGGGCAAAAGCGTCAGCGACGTGCGGCGGGGGCTGCTGGATGCCATGCAGGCGGATCAGCAGCACATGAACGTATTAATGACGTCCGCGATCCAGGTGGCCAATGAACTCTTTCGCGAGGGCGATGCCGACAGCGACGATTTCGTCATGGCCGGCGAGACCAATCTGATGACGTTTGCCGAGCTCTCCAGTGTCGAAAAACTCAAGGAGCTCTTCGAGGCCTTCGGGCGCAAACGCGACATATTGCATCTGCTGGACCGCTGTCTCTCCGCCGACGGCGTGCAGATCTTTATTGGCCAGGAATCCGGCTACAAAGCCTTCGACGGCGTCAGCCTGGTGACCTCCACCTATCAGACCGATGACCAGGTGTTGGGCGTGCTGGGCGTGATCGGACCCACGCGCATGGAATATGACCGGGTGATTCCCATCGTGGACGTGACAGCGCGATTGCTCGGACACGCCTTGAAATCCGAGCATTGA
- the fur gene encoding ferric iron uptake transcriptional regulator, with the protein MADMVTQPRQTAQVPGEIGQESDELRRAGLKVTLPRIKVLRMLAGREREHLSAEEVYQRLREQGEDIALATVYRVLTQFAEADIVIRHNFDADRAVFELNTGIQHDHLVCISCGKVEEFKDRVIEKREADVAAVAGYELVSHSHILYGRCPECAKSQRIKTGSF; encoded by the coding sequence ATGGCGGATATGGTAACCCAGCCCAGACAGACGGCACAGGTACCCGGCGAGATTGGTCAGGAATCGGATGAACTCCGGCGGGCCGGTCTCAAGGTCACCCTCCCGCGTATCAAGGTTTTAAGGATGCTCGCGGGCCGGGAGCGGGAGCACCTCTCCGCCGAGGAGGTTTACCAGCGGTTGAGAGAGCAGGGCGAGGATATTGCCCTGGCCACGGTTTACCGCGTGCTCACGCAGTTTGCCGAGGCCGATATCGTCATTCGACATAACTTCGATGCCGATCGGGCGGTATTTGAGCTCAACACGGGCATTCAGCACGATCATCTGGTCTGCATCAGTTGCGGTAAGGTCGAGGAGTTCAAGGACCGGGTAATTGAGAAACGCGAGGCGGATGTGGCCGCGGTGGCGGGTTACGAACTGGTGAGCCATTCCCACATTCTCTATGGGCGCTGCCCCGAGTGCGCCAAATCCCAGCGAATCAAGACCGGCAGCTTTTAA
- a CDS encoding glycerophosphodiester phosphodiesterase family protein produces MAAFRRAAAMGAQWIETDVCLLGDGTPILFHDHTFERTIGPSRKVREAEWAEVRHWRSHLPWDGDPALTAIPRLDEALQEIHRLGLSLNLELKIHDGEGDALVEAALPLLRKHADDGGSLLISSFEHRALEQVREQQTDWDLGYLCAGIPPDWQAIADELRLASFHPEYRSLTAARAQAVLEAGYELYAYTPNRAEEVTDLRAWGVTGVITDDVREFADWKEVFHL; encoded by the coding sequence GTGGCGGCCTTTCGCCGGGCGGCTGCCATGGGAGCGCAGTGGATAGAGACCGATGTCTGCCTGCTCGGCGACGGCACGCCGATCCTTTTTCACGATCACACCTTTGAACGCACCATCGGGCCGTCGCGAAAGGTGCGTGAGGCGGAGTGGGCCGAGGTTCGGCACTGGCGGTCGCACCTGCCCTGGGACGGCGACCCGGCACTCACCGCCATCCCGCGGCTGGATGAGGCTTTGCAGGAAATCCATCGTCTCGGCCTGAGCCTTAATCTCGAGCTGAAAATCCACGACGGGGAGGGCGATGCGCTGGTAGAGGCCGCCTTGCCCTTATTGCGGAAGCATGCTGACGATGGCGGGTCATTGCTGATTTCCAGCTTTGAGCATCGAGCCCTCGAGCAGGTGCGCGAGCAGCAGACAGATTGGGACCTTGGCTACCTGTGCGCGGGTATTCCACCGGACTGGCAGGCAATTGCTGACGAACTTCGCCTGGCCAGCTTCCACCCTGAGTACCGATCACTGACCGCCGCCAGGGCCCAGGCGGTTCTGGAGGCGGGCTATGAGCTCTATGCCTACACACCAAACCGGGCGGAGGAGGTTACCGATCTCCGGGCGTGGGGCGTGACCGGTGTCATCACCGATGACGTCCGTGAGTTTGCTGACTGGAAAGAAGTCTTCCACTTATAA
- a CDS encoding phosphoadenylyl-sulfate reductase translates to MSATDRVRWGLETLPGRAVLSSSFGNQAAVLLHMTTSIQADIPVVFIDTGYHFAETYRFVEQLTKRLDLNLHVFSAARSAAWQETIDGKRWEQGEDALRRYNDENKVEPMQRALDELQAGVWISGLRRVQSASRSGIAFRESRWGVEKLHPLADWSDYDVHQYLTRYALPYHPLREAGYISIGDWHTTRAVGEITDSEDLRFGGYFRECGLHR, encoded by the coding sequence ATGAGCGCCACCGATCGGGTCCGATGGGGTCTTGAGACACTGCCCGGGCGAGCCGTTCTGAGTTCCAGCTTCGGTAATCAGGCGGCTGTTCTGCTGCACATGACTACCTCCATTCAGGCCGATATACCGGTTGTGTTCATTGACACGGGCTACCATTTCGCCGAGACCTATCGGTTCGTCGAGCAACTGACCAAGCGGTTGGATCTCAATTTGCACGTCTTCTCGGCAGCGCGCAGCGCTGCCTGGCAGGAAACGATAGACGGTAAACGCTGGGAGCAGGGCGAGGACGCCTTACGCCGCTACAACGATGAGAACAAGGTCGAACCGATGCAGCGAGCGCTGGATGAATTGCAGGCGGGGGTCTGGATCAGTGGCCTGCGACGTGTGCAGTCGGCTTCACGTTCGGGTATCGCGTTCCGGGAATCGCGATGGGGCGTTGAAAAGCTGCATCCGCTCGCCGACTGGAGCGATTATGACGTCCACCAGTACCTGACGCGTTATGCCTTGCCATATCACCCGCTTCGGGAGGCCGGTTACATTTCTATTGGAGACTGGCATACGACCCGTGCCGTCGGCGAGATCACCGATTCCGAAGATCTGCGGTTTGGTGGGTATTTCCGGGAATGCGGGCTGCATCGTTAG
- a CDS encoding diguanylate cyclase domain-containing protein gives MQDAEAVFSLMEPDDRQHVMSTMETSRATMTPWEETYRIQHPVKGLRWLHGRSTPARDTDGGTTWHGYLEDVTVTQRAHEKLQQAACILEASQDGILITDEFHRIDEVNEAFALMLGVTEHSLLGQPASATLLNGDSENLAQEIIASLGAPEGRWSGQLKLRTATDQPVFVQAIISTIRTDARAPDRHVAICRDITPRVRREKELRQQANYDPLTGMANRRMLSDRLAQSIRRTRFSGEPFVLGMLDLDRFKAINDRFGHDAGDEVLCEVARRLSGSVREEDMVARLGGDEFVILLCHCQSEMQVFDRLLSLIKEPIPVGKNGERAQVGASLGLTRFDMDKPIEGEQLLREADQALYYAKANGRDRAAWFDDLQIPVGDMATRS, from the coding sequence ATGCAGGACGCCGAAGCGGTTTTCTCGTTGATGGAACCCGACGACCGTCAGCACGTGATGAGCACCATGGAGACTTCTCGCGCTACGATGACCCCGTGGGAAGAAACTTATCGCATCCAGCATCCGGTAAAAGGTTTGCGATGGCTTCACGGGCGCTCAACGCCCGCCAGAGACACTGACGGGGGGACGACCTGGCACGGATACCTCGAGGACGTCACCGTGACCCAGCGGGCTCACGAGAAATTACAGCAGGCGGCTTGCATCCTTGAGGCATCGCAGGACGGCATCCTTATTACGGACGAGTTCCATCGTATCGATGAGGTGAACGAGGCATTTGCACTGATGCTCGGGGTCACCGAACACAGCCTGTTGGGACAGCCGGCTTCGGCAACTCTGCTAAACGGGGATTCCGAGAACCTGGCGCAGGAAATCATCGCTTCGCTCGGCGCCCCCGAGGGGCGGTGGAGTGGGCAACTGAAGTTACGCACCGCGACAGACCAGCCGGTATTTGTCCAGGCCATAATCTCCACCATCAGGACCGATGCCCGGGCCCCTGATCGCCATGTCGCCATTTGCCGGGATATCACCCCACGGGTGAGGCGTGAGAAAGAATTGCGGCAACAGGCGAATTACGATCCGTTAACCGGTATGGCGAATCGGCGCATGCTCTCGGATCGGCTGGCGCAGTCGATCCGGCGAACTCGTTTCTCGGGGGAGCCCTTCGTTCTGGGCATGCTCGATCTCGACCGATTCAAGGCGATTAACGACCGGTTTGGTCACGACGCCGGTGACGAGGTGCTTTGCGAGGTGGCGAGACGACTCTCCGGCAGCGTTCGTGAAGAAGACATGGTTGCTCGGCTTGGCGGTGACGAGTTCGTGATACTGCTCTGTCATTGTCAGAGCGAAATGCAGGTCTTTGATCGTTTGCTATCCCTGATCAAAGAACCGATCCCGGTCGGAAAAAACGGGGAGCGTGCACAGGTGGGTGCCAGCCTTGGGCTGACGCGGTTCGACATGGATAAGCCGATTGAGGGTGAGCAACTGCTTCGAGAGGCGGATCAGGCGCTTTATTACGCCAAGGCCAACGGGCGCGATCGCGCGGCCTGGTTTGATGACCTCCAGATCCCGGTGGGTGATATGGCTACCCGTTCCTGA
- the grpE gene encoding nucleotide exchange factor GrpE: MTENEDDRKKKPEGEEAAESSAADATERPGAIDPAETDETAENESDSLQAALDEAKARAEENWNQFLRARAEMENQRRRAEKDVAQARQQALEKLAGELLAVKDSLEMGVQAARGEEATVEKLAEGSELTLRMFDQALEKFSIEPINPEGERFDPVKHEAMAAQESTDAEPNTVLTVVQKGYRMGDRLLRPAMVIVAKAPADS; the protein is encoded by the coding sequence ATGACCGAAAACGAGGACGATCGCAAGAAAAAACCGGAGGGCGAGGAGGCAGCCGAATCATCCGCGGCGGATGCCACTGAGCGGCCGGGAGCCATCGACCCGGCGGAGACGGACGAGACGGCCGAAAACGAAAGCGATTCGCTGCAGGCTGCTCTTGATGAGGCAAAAGCCCGTGCCGAGGAGAACTGGAATCAGTTCCTGCGGGCCCGGGCGGAAATGGAGAATCAGCGCCGGCGGGCCGAAAAAGACGTGGCGCAAGCCCGGCAGCAGGCGCTGGAAAAGCTGGCGGGGGAGCTGCTGGCGGTCAAAGACAGTCTGGAGATGGGCGTGCAGGCGGCTCGCGGTGAGGAGGCCACCGTGGAAAAGCTGGCGGAGGGCTCCGAGCTGACTCTGCGGATGTTTGATCAGGCGCTGGAGAAATTCAGCATCGAGCCGATCAATCCCGAGGGCGAGCGCTTCGATCCCGTAAAACATGAAGCGATGGCGGCCCAGGAGTCCACGGATGCCGAGCCCAACACCGTGCTGACGGTGGTCCAGAAGGGCTATCGCATGGGAGACCGGCTGCTGCGGCCGGCGATGGTCATCGTGGCGAAGGCGCCAGCGGATTCTTAA
- a CDS encoding RnfH family protein, protein MESADHPAEIRVEVAYARADVQRLVPLALAAGSTAREAVIRSGLLEAFPEIAGKDLDLGVFSRPITLDTPLEHGDRVEIYRPLNVDPKEQRRQRARAQKAEGHTGGQR, encoded by the coding sequence ATGGAAAGCGCTGATCACCCCGCCGAGATTCGGGTTGAGGTGGCTTATGCCCGCGCCGATGTCCAGCGGCTGGTGCCGCTTGCGCTGGCTGCCGGTTCCACCGCACGGGAGGCCGTGATCCGCTCGGGCCTGCTGGAAGCATTTCCCGAAATCGCGGGCAAAGACTTGGATTTGGGGGTGTTTTCCCGGCCGATCACACTGGATACGCCGCTGGAGCATGGGGATCGGGTGGAAATATATCGGCCACTCAACGTGGACCCCAAAGAGCAGAGGCGGCAACGGGCCCGGGCACAGAAAGCCGAGGGTCACACGGGCGGGCAGCGCTAG
- a CDS encoding outer membrane protein assembly factor BamE: MISVYTRARLTALVISLSLIAGCASTVESLPIVFKPEVRQGTEFDEADVRQLEPGMSERQVRAILGPPTFNDPFSSDRWDYAYSVDPRSTDLEPVSRRLTVFFENGTVVSARGTGIEAGHPLYAEAVSSTR, translated from the coding sequence ATGATTTCAGTATATACCCGTGCCCGATTGACTGCATTGGTGATCAGCCTGTCCCTGATCGCTGGTTGCGCCAGCACGGTGGAGAGTCTACCCATCGTCTTCAAGCCGGAGGTCCGGCAAGGCACGGAGTTCGACGAAGCGGATGTCCGGCAGCTGGAACCCGGCATGAGCGAACGGCAGGTGCGGGCGATTCTGGGTCCACCCACTTTCAATGATCCATTTAGCAGTGACCGCTGGGATTACGCCTACTCCGTCGACCCGCGCAGCACTGACCTGGAGCCCGTGTCCCGGCGGCTGACGGTGTTCTTTGAAAACGGAACCGTGGTCAGCGCTCGTGGCACGGGTATTGAAGCCGGCCACCCACTGTATGCGGAGGCGGTCAGCAGCACCCGCTGA